In Castanea sativa cultivar Marrone di Chiusa Pesio chromosome 6, ASM4071231v1, a single window of DNA contains:
- the LOC142641047 gene encoding cucumisin-like, with the protein MAGITSSLSMLLLLSFASILLTGRSTSLNDRKAYIVYMGNKRNEVSTSSLYTSMLQDVIGSHIGPESLLYSYKRSFHGFAVELTEQEAQKMAGLDGVVSVFPNQKKELHTTRSWDFLGLPIPKQVDRKTIESNIIIGVFDSGIWPESDSFNDKGFGPPPSKWKGKCQASTNFTCNNKIIGARYYRGNKLFEKEDSQSPRDSDGHGTHVASIAAGNLVNMASVQGLGLGTARGGFPSARIAVYKVCFGGCYDADILAAFDDAIADGVDIISISLGGSAKSYFTDTIAIGAFHAMRNGILTSTSIGNRGPSLGTISNFSPWSLSVAASTIDRKFYTKVQLGNNKIYEGISINTFDLKNKTYPIIYGGDAPNKKANVDSYISRYCDYGTLDKKLVKGKIVLCDAENEGIGQLSAGAVGTVMQGRSPSDDPFAFPLPAAYVSLEDGGNIYSYINSTRSPTATILKTNERKDLYAPYVAEFSSRGPSPAAHNILKPDLAAPGVEIVAAWSPISPISDVSSDKRAFSYNIISGTSMSCPHGSGAAAYIKSLHPTWSPAAIKSALMTTAVPMSPEESSGAEFAYGSGNINPHKGANPGLIYDIDALDYIAFLCGQGYSTKLLQAVTGDSSSCPKGTNGKVFDLNYPSFALSTPSSNSISHVFNRTVTNVGTSTSTYKAIVSTPPRFSIKVNPSVLSFTSLKQKLSFALTIKGTIDRQIVSASLIWDDGTFQVRSPIVVYAF; encoded by the exons ATGGCAGGCATAACATCAAGTCTTTCAATGCTGCTCCTTCTCAGCTTCGCCTCCATTCTGCTTACTGGTCGCTCAACTTCTCTGAATGACCGAAAG GCTTATATTGTGTATATGGGTAATAAGAGGAACGAGGTTTCCACATCATCCCTTTATACAAGCATGTTACAAGATGTCATTGGCAG CCATATTGGTCCAGAATCTTTACTCTATAGCTACAAAAGGAGTTTTCATGGATTTGCAGTGGAGCTAACTGAGCAAGAAGCTCAAAAAATGGCCG GATTGGATGGCGTAGTGTCGGTGTTCCCTAACCAAAAGAAAGAGCTCCATACAACAAGGTCATGGGACTTTCTTGGCCTTCCAATTCCAAAGCAAGTGGATAGAAAAACTATTGAAAGCAACATCATCATAGGAGTCTTTGACTCTGGAATTTGGCCGGAGTCTGATAGCTTTAATGACAAGGGATTTGGTCCACCACCTAGCAAATGGAAGGGAAAGTGCCAAGCCTCAACTAATTTCACTTGCAACAA TAAAATCATTGGAGCAAGATATTACCGTGGCaataaactttttgaaaaagaagatAGTCAATCTCCAAGAGATTCAGATGGCCATGGGACACATGTTGCATCAATAGCAGCTGGGAACTTAGTTAACATGGCAAGCGTACAAGGCCTTGGCTTGGGAACAGCACGAGGAGGGTTTCCATCAGCACGAATTGCTGTGTACAAAGTATGTTTTGGTGGCTGTTATGATGCTGACATTCTTGCAGCATTTGATGATGCCATTGCTGATGGGGTAGACATTATATCTATATCACTTGGTGGATCTGCTAAGAGCTATTTTACAGATACAATTGCCATTGGTGCCTTTCATGCTATGAGAAATGGAATATTGACATCAACTTCTATTGGTAATAGGGGTCCAAGTTTGGGAACCATCTCAAACTTCTCCCCATGGTCTCTTTCTGTGGCTGCAAGCACCATAGACCGAAAGTTCTACACCAAGGTCCAATTAGGTAACAACAAGATATATGAG GGAATTTCAATTAATACATTTGATCTCAAGAATAAAACGTATCCAATAATCTATGGTGGAGATGCACCAAACAAGAAAGCAAATGTTGATTCATACATTTCCAG GTATTGCGACTATGGTACGTTAGACAAAAAATTGGTGAAAGGTAAAATTGTACTTTGTGATGCTGAGAATGAAGGGATTGGACAACTCTCAGCCGGTGCAGTAGGTACTGTGATGCAAGGCCGAAGCCCCAGTGATGATCCTTTCGCGTTCCCCTTGCCTGCAGCTTACGTTAGTTTGGAGGATGGTGGCAACATTTACTCCTACATAAATTCGACAAG AAGCCCAACTGCGACTATCCTTAAGACTAATGAACGTAAAGATCTATATGCTCCTTACGTAGCTGAATTCTCATCTAGAGGGCCCAGTCCAGCTGCACATAACATTCTCAAG CCCGATTTAGCTGCTCCTGGAGTCGAGATTGTAGCTGCATGGTCTCCAATTTCCCCGATTTCCGATGTCAGTTCTGATAAGAGGGCATTCTCATATAATATAATCTCAGGAACATCAATGTCTTGCCCTCATGGTTCAGGGGCAGCGGCCTACATCAAATCCCTCCATCCAACGTGGTCACCTGCAGCTATCAAATCTGCTCTTATGACTACTG CTGTCCCTATGAGTCCTGAAGAGAGCTCCGGAGCTGAATTTGCATATGGTTCAGGCAATATCAATCCACATAAGGGTGCAAATCCTGGTTTAATATATGATATTGATGCACTGGACTACATTGCTTTTTTGTGTGGACAAGGATATAGTACGAAATTATTACAAGCTGTTACCGGAGATAGTAGTAGTTGTCCCAAAGGTACTAATGGAAAAGTTTTCGATCTAAACTATCCTTCTTTTGCTCTATCCACACCATCCTCGAATTCTATAAGTCATGTTTTCAATCGGACCGTCACCAATGTTGGAACATCAACATCTACATACAAAGCTATTGTGAGCACCCCACCTAGATTTAGTATCAAAGTAAACCCTAGTGTTCTATCATTTACATCTCTCAAACAAAAGCTATCGTTTGCCCTTACGATTAAAGGAACAATAGATAGACAAATAGTCTCTGCTAGTTTAATTTGGGATGATGGTACATTTCAAGTGAGGAGCCCCATTGTTGTGTACGCATTTTGA